One segment of Helicobacter anatolicus DNA contains the following:
- the fliP gene encoding flagellar type III secretion system pore protein FliP (The bacterial flagellar biogenesis protein FliP forms a type III secretion system (T3SS)-type pore required for flagellar assembly.) — MKTNKLFWVFLCLTCSFVFAANPTIPTINLSLSAPDTPKQLVTTLNVVVVLTLLVLAPSLVLVMTSFTRLVIVFSFLRTALGTQQSPPTQILVSLAMVLTFFIMEPVVKKSYNEAVVPYLDNKISYEVAFEKGVEPFKEFMLKNTREKDIALFYRIRNLPNPETPQQVSLIALIPAFMISELKTAFQIGFLLYLPFLVIDMVVSSILMAMGMMMLPPVMISLPFKILIFILVDGFNLLIGNLVESFK, encoded by the coding sequence TTGAAAACAAATAAGTTATTTTGGGTGTTTTTATGTTTGACTTGTTCTTTTGTGTTTGCCGCAAATCCTACAATCCCTACAATTAATCTTTCTTTGAGTGCACCTGATACGCCAAAACAACTTGTGACTACCTTAAATGTAGTAGTTGTTTTAACTTTACTGGTTTTGGCACCTTCTTTAGTGCTTGTAATGACAAGTTTTACTCGTCTTGTAATTGTTTTTTCTTTTTTGAGAACTGCATTAGGAACACAGCAATCTCCTCCTACACAAATTCTTGTTTCTTTGGCAATGGTATTGACTTTTTTTATTATGGAGCCTGTAGTTAAAAAATCTTATAATGAAGCAGTCGTGCCATATTTGGATAATAAAATTTCTTATGAAGTAGCCTTTGAAAAAGGAGTAGAGCCTTTTAAGGAATTTATGTTAAAGAATACTAGAGAAAAAGATATTGCATTATTTTATAGAATTAGAAATTTACCCAATCCAGAAACTCCACAACAAGTTTCCCTGATAGCTCTTATTCCAGCTTTTATGATCAGTGAGCTAAAAACTGCATTTCAAATTGGTTTTTTACTATACTTGCCATTTTTGGTTATAGATATGGTTGTAAGTTCAATTCTTATGGCGATGGGGATGATGATGTTGCCACCTGTTATGATTTCTTTGCCTTTTAAGATTCTTATTTTTATTTTGGTAGACGGATTTAATCTTTTGATTGGGAATCTTGTTGAGAGTTTTAAATGA